A genomic stretch from Aedes albopictus strain Foshan chromosome 2, AalbF5, whole genome shotgun sequence includes:
- the LOC134288515 gene encoding ATP-dependent DNA helicase PIF1-like isoform X2, whose amino-acid sequence MSDLPMDVANNLRQQLKDCKLVIVDEISMVGSTIFSRIDTRLRQITGRNESFGGLSVITVGDFLQLPPVKDSAIFLTPRHSLIKTNISPLWGEFNLYELTEVMRQKDDLSFVKALNSFARGEMTDEDIKIIKSREIEEDQVPDEAIRLYYTNANVNKYNDKKISESLASEIECNAVDTITGKLKPNQRATKIKMWRERPTKDCGGYPYTIRFKEGIKYMLTANLDVADGLVNGATGVLKYVFCNPGTEKPSIVFLKFDSINVGKKIRNQYRNFMENNRINLSWTPIPRKVYNLTTHFQKDYQMIRDQFPIVPCEALTIHKSQVKHTDMFVLILGSLVTLPVS is encoded by the coding sequence ATGTCAGATTTACCCATGGATGTTGCCAACAATTTAAGACAACAATTGAAGGACTGCAAATTGGTCATAGTTGATGAGATATCGATGGTTGGAAGCACCATTTTCAGTCGGATCGATACAAGGTTGCGGCAAATCACTGGACGAAACGAAAGCTTTGGTGGATTATCGGTAATTACAGTTGGCGATTTTCTTCAATTACCACCTGTAAAAGACTCGGCCATCTTCTTGACTCCAAGGCACAGTCTAATCAAAACAAACATCTCACCATTATGGGGCGAATTTAACCTTTATGAGCTGACAGAGGTTATGCGACAGAAAGACGATTTGAGCTTTGTTAAAGCTCTTAATAGTTTTGCTCGTGGAGAAATGACCGACGAAGACATCAAAATCATAAAATCCAGAGAAATAGAGGAAGATCAAGTACCTGATGAAGCCATCAGACTTTACTATACGAACGCAAATGTTAATAAATATAATGACAAGAAGATATCGGAATCACTCGCATCTGAAATTGAGTGCAATGCTGTTGACACGATAACAGGAAAACTGAAACCGAATCAAAGAGCTACAAAAATTAAAATGTGGCGTGAACGACCAACTAAGGATTGTGGAGGATATCCATATACGATCCGGTTCAAAGAAGGAATCAAATACATGCTGACAGCTAATCTTGACGTGGCAGATGGATTAGTTAATGGAGCTACTGGagttttaaaatatgttttctgCAATCCTGGTACTGAAAAACCCTCTATTGTATTTCTTAAATTCGATTCTATTAATGTAGGCAAAAAGATACGAAACCAATACAGGAACTTCATGGAAAACAACAGGATCAACCTCAGTTGGACGCCCATCCCTAGGAAAGTATACAACCTGACAACGCATTTTCAGAAGGATTACCAGATGATTCGGGATCAGTTTCCAATAGTACCCTGCGAAGCTCTAACTATTCATAAAAGTCAGGTCAAACATACAGACATGTTTGTATTGATTTTAGGAAGTCTGGTAACCTTACCCGTCAGTTAG
- the LOC134288515 gene encoding uncharacterized protein LOC134288515 isoform X1, whose amino-acid sequence MKSNNTIDACLNEMDRLRKERPLSLVYNNLVNVSGLKVVYLNIRSLRANKKHVDVDPWYFRCDILIFSETCLYANEKIAFPGFNLVYRSDTFNYPDYVKKNIAKGIICFVRSSLKANVVDYCTEFKADQKGHYHSHIDLVKLVVNGILIISGYKSPKVSVCDFKDTMLRFQLEESCPTIVIGDFNFNLNDTRNAQIHEFSSFMIGLSYVSKLPPTEATTILGSRLDVVYANFEYITAGVYECYFSDHKPIYCIIYSKQPCFDDVKKIDNDNIQLFGKSSDLVSVDSISIASCVDLSSECSSIRSSNRNIVSLSFQYSDFESDSEHLNLDNSIKEWINSVDTTNDAYDNGNEKLLKNV is encoded by the coding sequence ATGAAAAGTAATAATACAATTGATGCTTGTTTGAACGAAATGGATAGACTAAGAAAAGAACGGCCATTGTCACTTGTTTACAATAATTTAGTTAACGTATCAGGGCTCAAAGTAGTTTATTTGAATATTCGATCATTACGAGCGAATAAAAAGCATGTAGACGTGGACCCATGGTATTTCCGCTGTGATATAttaattttctcagaaacttgcTTGTACGCTAATGAAAAGATTGCATTTCCTGGATTCAATTTGGTCTATCGTTCAGATACTTTTAATTATCCGGATTATGTTAAAAAGAACATTGCCAAAGGAATTATTTGTTTTGTAAGAAGCAGTTTAAAAGCAAACGTTGTCGACTATTGTACCGAATTCAAGGCGGATCAAAAGGGACATTATCATAGTCACATAGATTTGGTAAAATTAGTCGTCAATGGAATTCTGATAATAAGTGGATACAAATCACCAAAAGTAAGTGTTTGCGATTTCAAAGATACAATGCTTCGATTTCAGTTAGAGGAATCTTGTCCAACAATTGTCATAGGTGATTTCAATTTCAATCTTAATGATACAAGAAATGCACAAATCCATGAGTTCAGTTCCTTTATGATCGGCCTTTCATATGTTTCGAAACTACCGCCAACAGAAGCAACAACTATTTTGGGTTCACGACTAGATGTAGTATACGCCAATTTTGAATATATTACTGCTGGAGTTTACGAATGCTACTTTTCTGATCATAAACCAATATATTGTATTATTTATAGTAAGCAACCATGTTTTGATGATGTGAAAAAAATTGacaatgataatattcaactgtTTGGAAAGTCTTCCGACCTAGTATCCGTAGATAGTATATCAATAGCATCTTGTGTGGACTTATCATCCGAATGTAGTAGCATCCGATCGAGCAATAGGAATATTGTTAGTTTATCCTTTCAGTACAGTGATTTTGAATCAGATTCTGAGCATTTAAATCTAGATAACAGCATTAAAGAGTGGATTAACTCAGTAGATACAACAAATGATGCATATGATAATGGTAATGAaaaattgctcaaaaatgtttAA